In a genomic window of Kluyveromyces marxianus DMKU3-1042 DNA, complete genome, chromosome 7:
- a CDS encoding pyridoxal phosphate homeostasis protein, giving the protein MLKRTSGEVIRRMSSVSGLVYDAARKDELIASYQGMKDQINHAAKEFGREGVELLAVSKLKPASDIKILYDYGVRHFGENYVQELITKSEILPKDIQWHFIGGLQSNKCKDMAKVPNLYAVETIDSLKKAKKLEEARAKWNGESGVVTCFIQINTSQEEQKAGLTEEQEVYSIVEFFLKEAKHVSLAGLMTIGSWDVSHAEGEENQDFAKLVDWKNKLDGKYNLNLKLSMGMSSDFKQAIKQGTSEVRIGTDIFGSRPPKNEATI; this is encoded by the coding sequence ATGCTCAAGAGGACCAGTGGAGAAGTTATTAGAAGGATGTCTAGTGTAAGTGGATTAGTGTATGATGCTGCAAGAAAGGATGAGTTGATTGCGTCCTATCAGGGAATGAAGGACCAGATAAACCATGCGGCCAAAGAGTTTGGAAGAGAAGGTGTAGAACTTTTAGCGGTTTCTAAATTGAAACCTGCGAGTGATATAAAGATCTTGTACGACTACGGAGTGAGACATTTTGGGGAGAACTACGTGCAAGAGCTTATTACGAAGAGTGAGATTTTACCTAAAGATATCCAATGGCACTTTATTGGTGGTCTACAGAGCAATAAATGCAAGGATATGGCGAAGGTTCCCAACCTCTATGCGGTCGAGACGATCGATTCGTTGAAGAAggccaagaagttggagGAGGCCAGGGCGAAATGGAACGGTGAGAGCGGAGTGGTCACGTGCTTTATTCAAATTAATACGTCACAAGAGGAGCAAAAAGCGGGCTTAACCGAGGAGCAGGAAGTGTATTCGATCGTCGAgttctttttgaaagaagccAAGCACGTCTCCCTGGCAGGGTTGATGACTATTGGGTCATGGGACGTTTCTCATGCAGAAGGGGAGGAAAACCAGGACTTCGCCAAGCTAGTGGATTGGAAAAATAAGCTTGACGGCAAATATaacttgaacttgaagTTGTCCATGGGTATGAGCTCGGACTTCAAGCAAGCCATAAAACAAGGGACATCAGAAGTGAGGATTGGTACTGATATCTTCGGGTCTAGGCCTCCTAAAAATGAAGCCACTATTTGA
- the APL3 gene encoding Apl3p, with the protein MAPGQSQQNAMKGLQLFIADLRASQKTKDHARRIQNELSNIRKQFSQKGGLNSYQRKKYVAKMAYIYITTNAGMIQELLFGLDQCVQLLKSNNFSDKWVGYMTLELFFNHSVVRNQVMEKTVSCLKSDLSSNDPNIISLALHFIGIVGNRDDIFADNLSDTVFGLLRSPVTDNFIKRKACLALLALIRYKPEVFSNLEEKKRTLWIERITTLLGDGDDDSLLLSLLPLLEFIAANIDVRPLYRLIPQLTDILHDCLSKRAVNVAPSDYKVTDLPNPWLIGKCTSLLDILVSDNGENLIGANVDQRTLGKLRMCVSSAVNLVSVESTDPVAKNAQYTVFFDMLGLACKLDPTNEAIVNSVEGLHNLIACTDLNIRYSTFDLLIKICRLNGRTAIVAVQNNHLSNLFEMLRREGDVTLLRKIIDLLVILTDSNNFKSVVQELLLALQNHKSMGFSLIEELALKIEKLIERNADDLNWFVISSLKLLSANTSIKDDHVWKRICQIVVNNEPLHKLACEHLIQYLGSPNVAESLVKAGVFLLSEYAQLITDKVSAGDLFNLFTERYFQVGNLTKAMILPAMLKLYHVEPRLSSVVVKFYQLELNSFDVILQTRSYECLKIIQYTKMNDMTFLDKLLPGMPPFTNSSSTINLASKLQQNELLTLDQPSSSGEKSSVSSASTTQQQQQPAPPKSRKDTKLYHSQPLTPGWEAGFKRMAIHKQGVFYQDILMSILFRVERKVDQPSTSKISLTFVNKSHRDISGLSCEIIPFRADNNPQYVFQVVRSPEYKLAAQSGSRTVLEFEITTRFPFPQEQSPLLSLQFKCGGQHSNYRLKIGYTIISTLLPSDNGISLPQFIQRWKSIGDSLGKSGEYSDTIKHQGGEITQAKVLSLLPKIGFDIVEQNSVSNTVFAGGIIHTKSSSNYGCLLKIKVSQTENVIDISCRTTSTEDLSRFVVNCVKKAIDQ; encoded by the coding sequence ATGGCACCCGGACAGAGCCAGCAGAATGCTATGAAAGGTTTGCAATTATTTATTGCAGACCTTCGAGCAAGCCAGAAGACAAAGGACCACGCAAGAAGGATTCAAAATGAACTTTCGAATATTAGGAAACAGTTCTCACAAAAGGGTGGGCTTAATAGTTAtcagagaaagaaatatgtGGCAAAAATGGCATACATATACATTACCACTAATGCCGGTATGATACAAGAACTACTTTTTGGTTTAGACCAGTGTgttcaattgttgaagagtAACAACTTTAGTGATAAATGGGTTGGTTATATGACGCTGGAACTCTTTTTCAATCACTCTGTTGTGAGAAACCAAGTAATGGAAAAAACTGTATCCTGTTTGAAGTCTGATTTAAGTTCCAATGATCCGAACATTATTAGTTTAGCACTACACTTCATCGGTATTGTGGGTAACAGAGATGATATATTTGCGGATAACTTAAGTGACACTGTGTTTGGTCTTCTACGTTCACCTGTGACCGATAACTTTATTAAGAGAAAGGCCTGTTTAGCCTTGTTGGCTTTAATTCGGTATAAGCCCGAAGTTTTCTCtaatcttgaagaaaagaagcgCACACTTTGGATAGAGCGGATTACTACTCTACTAGGagatggtgatgatgattctcTTCTGCTCTCACTTTTACCCTTGCTTGAGTTTATCGCAGCAAATATTGATGTGCGTCCTCTATACCGGTTGATACCGCAGTTGACGGATATTTTGCATGATTGCCTTTCCAAGAGAGCGGTCAATGTTGCACCATCGGATTATAAGGTTACAGACTTGCCAAATCCCTGGTTGATTGGAAAATGTACCTCACTTTTAGATATCTTGGTCAGCGATAACGGTGAAAATTTGATTGGAGCTAACGTTGATCAGCGTACTCTGGGTAAACTTAGGATGtgtgtttcttctgctgttaATCTAGTTTCTGTTGAAAGCACGGATCCAGTTGCTAAAAACGCTCAATACACTGTTTTCTTCGATATGCTGGGTTTGGCGTGCAAATTAGACCCTACCAACGAAGCGATTGTTAATTCCGTAGAAGGTTTGCATAATTTGATAGCTTGTACTGACCTGAACATTAGATATTCTACATTCGACCTATTGATCAAAATTTGTAGGCTGAACGGTAGAACAGCCATCGTCGCAGTCCAGAACAATCATCTTTCTAACCTTTTCGAGATGTTAAGGAGAGAAGGTGACGTTACTTTGCTTAGAAAAATCATTGACTTGTTAGTCATTCTTACCGACAGTAATAACTTCAAATCTGTGGTTCAGGAATTGTTACTAGCCCTTCAAAATCACAAATCAATGGGCTTCTCATTAATAGAAGAACTGGCTctcaaaattgaaaaacttATAGAACGTAATGCTGATGATCTCAATTGGTTTGTTATTTCATCTCTAAAGTTATTATCAGCCAATACATCTATCAAGGATGACCATGTTTGGAAACGTATTTGTCAAATCGTGGTTAATAATGAGCCGCTACATAAACTTGCATGCGAACATCTCATTCAGTATTTGGGCTCTCCAAATGTTGCAGAATCTCTCGTGAAAGCGGGTGTTTTCTTATTATCAGAGTACGCACAACTAATCACCGATAAAGTATCAGCTGGGGATcttttcaatctcttcACTGAAAGGTACTTCCAAGTAGGTAACCTAACAAAGGCTATGATTTTACCTGCAATGTTGAAACTCTACCACGTTGAACCTAGGCTTTCATCTGTTGTGGTCAAGTTTTATCAATTAGAATTAAATTCATTCGATGTGATCTTGCAAACAAGATCTTATGAGTGCTTAAAGATCATTCAGTATACAAAAATGAACGATATGACATTTTTAGATAAGCTCTTGCCAGGTATGCCACCATTTACCAACTCTAGTAGCACGATAAACTTGGCATCGAAACTACAGCAAAATGAGTTATTGACTTTGGATCAACCTTCCTCATCAGGCGAAAAATCGTCCGTGTCGTCGGCATCAACAAcgcaacagcaacagcaaccaGCACCTCCCAAGTCAAGAAAGGATACAAAACTGTATCATTCGCAACCACTGACACCAGGATGGGAAGCTGGATTCAAAAGAATGGCCATTCATAAACAAGGTGTGTTTTATCAAGATATCTTGATGAGCATCTTGTTTAGGGTAGAGAGGAAAGTGGATCAGCCTAGCACAAGTAAAATATCCCTAACTTTTGTCAACAAATCACACCGAGACATTTCCGGGTTGAGTTGTGAGATTATTCCTTTCCGCGCCGACAACAATCCACAATATGTTTTCCAAGTTGTTCGATCGCCAGAATATAAATTAGCTGCACAATCTGGAAGCAGAACtgttttggaatttgaGATAACTACTAGATTCCCATTCCCACAAGAACAGTCTCCACTGTTATCGTTGCAATTCAAATGTGGTGGACAACACTCGAATTATAGACTAAAGATTGGTTACACTATAATCTCAACCTTGTTACCCAGTGATAACGGTATCAGTTTACCTCAATTTATTCAAAGGTGGAAATCGATCGGAGACTCGCTCGGAAAATCTGGTGAATATAGTGACACTATTAAACACCAAGGCGGTGAAATAACTCAAGCAAAGGTTTTAAGTTTACTTCCAAAGATTGgttttgatattgttgaGCAGAATTCGGTGTCAAATACTGTATTTGCTGGAGGTATTATACACACTAAGAGCAGTTCCAATTATGGATGTTTATTGAAGATCAAGGTATCGCAAACAGAAAATGTAATCGACATTTCATGCAGAACAACGTCGACCGAAGATCTTTCAAGATTTGTTGTGAACTGCGTAAAGAAAGCAATTGATCAATGA